Proteins from a single region of Streptomyces spinoverrucosus:
- a CDS encoding endonuclease/exonuclease/phosphatase family protein — MNDPRALSRRAALTSLAGAALAGTAAFPASATGRHRRTVRFATFNASLNRSAEGALVTDLSTPDNVQARNAAETIQRVDPDILLINEFDYDADGTAARLFRRNYLAVSQNGARPVRYRYHFTGPVNTGVASGVDFDGRNGAVTTPGSDAYGQDAFGYGWFPGQYGMLVLSKYPIDTRAVRTFQRFLWKDMPGNLLPADYYSDEARAIFRLSSKSHWDVPVRIGHDTVHFLVSHPTPPTFDGPEDRNGRRNHDEIRLWADYIGGRRRGFYLYDDKGRRGGLRPGARFVIAGDQNADPHDGDSYANAIRQLLDHPAVNLPATPPASAGAVEAASRQGGANTTHTGNPAYDTADFTDTAPGNLRVDYVIPGKGLTPVANGVFWPTSDDPLYRLVGSGWPVPTSDHRLVWQDVRVV, encoded by the coding sequence ATGAACGACCCCAGAGCCCTCTCCCGCCGGGCCGCGCTGACCTCGCTCGCCGGGGCCGCGCTGGCCGGCACCGCGGCGTTCCCGGCGTCGGCCACCGGCCGGCACCGGCGGACGGTTCGGTTCGCCACGTTCAACGCCTCGCTGAACCGCTCCGCCGAGGGCGCCCTCGTCACCGACCTGTCCACCCCGGACAACGTCCAGGCGCGCAACGCCGCCGAGACCATCCAGCGGGTCGACCCCGACATCCTGCTGATCAACGAGTTCGACTACGACGCCGACGGCACCGCGGCGCGCCTGTTCCGGCGCAACTACCTGGCGGTGAGCCAGAACGGCGCGCGTCCCGTGCGCTACCGGTACCACTTCACCGGCCCCGTCAACACGGGCGTCGCCTCCGGCGTCGACTTCGACGGACGCAACGGCGCCGTCACGACGCCCGGTTCCGACGCGTACGGGCAGGACGCCTTCGGCTACGGCTGGTTCCCGGGGCAGTACGGCATGCTCGTCCTCTCCAAGTACCCCATCGACACGCGCGCGGTGCGCACCTTCCAGCGCTTCCTGTGGAAGGACATGCCGGGCAACCTCCTCCCGGCGGATTACTACAGCGACGAGGCCCGCGCGATCTTCCGGCTCTCCTCGAAGAGCCACTGGGACGTACCGGTCCGCATCGGCCACGACACCGTCCACTTCCTCGTCTCGCACCCGACACCGCCCACCTTCGACGGCCCCGAGGACCGCAACGGCCGCCGCAACCACGACGAGATCCGCCTCTGGGCCGACTACATCGGCGGCCGCAGGCGCGGCTTCTACCTCTACGACGACAAGGGCCGGCGCGGCGGACTGCGCCCCGGCGCGCGCTTCGTGATCGCGGGCGACCAGAACGCCGACCCGCACGACGGCGACAGCTACGCCAACGCCATACGTCAGCTGCTCGACCACCCGGCGGTCAACCTGCCGGCCACCCCACCGGCAAGCGCCGGCGCGGTGGAGGCGGCGAGCCGTCAGGGCGGCGCCAACACCACCCACACCGGCAACCCGGCCTACGACACGGCCGACTTCACCGACACCGCGCCCGGCAACCTGCGGGTGGACTACGTCATACCCGGCAAGGGACTGACGCCGGTCGCGAACGGCGTGTTCTGGCCGACGTCCGACGACCCGCTGTACCGGCTGGTCGGCAGCGGCTGGCCGGTCCCCACCTCGGACCACCGGCTGGTCTGGCAGGACGTGCGGGTGGTCTGA
- a CDS encoding alpha/beta fold hydrolase, whose amino-acid sequence MTSFVLPHELHGDGTHKVFAVHGWFADRSAYAPVLPDLDRTSFQYALVDLRGYGQAKDTDGAYTTGEAALDLVALADRLGWPRFSVVGHSMGGAIAQRLLAVAPHRLRTVVGISPVPACGLALPPEQWELFADAAQLPENRRAIIDITTGGRRPAAWLDRMVARSLTDSDPKAFRAWLDSWAREDFHEQVEGSTVPALAVAGALDPALSADLLRRTWLTWYARAELHELPCAGHYAMDETPLELIRVVEDFLRRDGEEGRDGVRPGDGREGQGGAPAEGDPA is encoded by the coding sequence ATGACCTCCTTCGTGCTTCCCCATGAGCTGCACGGCGACGGCACCCACAAGGTGTTCGCCGTGCACGGCTGGTTCGCCGACCGGTCCGCGTACGCACCCGTCCTACCGGATCTGGACCGTACGTCCTTCCAGTACGCGCTCGTCGATCTGCGCGGCTACGGGCAGGCCAAGGACACGGACGGCGCGTACACCACCGGTGAGGCGGCGCTCGACCTGGTGGCGCTGGCCGACCGGCTCGGCTGGCCGCGGTTCTCCGTCGTCGGGCACTCCATGGGAGGCGCGATCGCCCAGCGGCTGCTCGCCGTCGCCCCGCACCGGCTGCGCACGGTGGTGGGCATCTCACCGGTGCCCGCCTGCGGGCTCGCGCTGCCGCCGGAGCAGTGGGAGCTGTTCGCGGACGCAGCCCAGCTGCCGGAGAACCGCCGCGCCATCATCGACATCACCACGGGCGGCCGCCGCCCGGCGGCCTGGCTGGACCGCATGGTCGCCCGCTCCCTCACGGACAGCGACCCGAAGGCGTTCCGCGCCTGGCTGGACTCCTGGGCCCGCGAGGACTTCCACGAGCAGGTCGAGGGCTCGACCGTCCCGGCGCTCGCCGTCGCCGGAGCGCTCGACCCCGCCCTCTCGGCCGATCTGCTCCGCCGGACATGGCTGACCTGGTACGCACGAGCCGAACTCCACGAGCTGCCGTGCGCCGGCCACTACGCGATGGACGAGACCCCGCTCGAACTGATCCGCGTGGTCGAGGACTTCCTCCGCCGGGACGGCGAGGAAGGCCGGGACGGCGTGCGACCCGGCGACGGCCGAGAAGGCCAAGGCGGCGCACCGGCCGAAGGCGACCCCGCATGA
- a CDS encoding cytochrome P450 translates to MTPSAPPSVPDVFDPRRYADGVPYDAYRVLRDHHPVAWQDEPEVLGWPAGPGFWAVTRHADVVRVLKDSATFSSCLGATQIRDPDADDLPFIRRMMLNQDPPDHNRLRRLVSRAFTPGRTERFTAVVRERARSLFADAVELARTGDGAVDVVTAVTDDYALLNLADLLGVPESDRKLLLHWTQRVIGYQDPDEAGPPVLDATGKPLNPRSPAALRDMFGYAQQLAAHKRRHPSDDVLTTLAHERELADAELEMFFFLLTVAGNDTVRSAAPGGLLALAEHPYAYEQLRTGSVDVASAVEELLRWHPPVLSFRRTAVQDTELAGRPIRAGDKVVVFHAAANRDERVFAEPDRLDLFRKPVPHVSFGDGPHVCLGAHFARLQLRVLYQEALRALPAAPRTAGPPKRLVSNFINGIKHLHLRLGLHPHPPHPHPR, encoded by the coding sequence ATGACGCCGTCGGCACCCCCGTCCGTCCCCGACGTCTTCGACCCGCGTCGGTACGCCGATGGGGTGCCGTACGACGCCTACCGCGTCCTGCGTGACCATCACCCGGTGGCCTGGCAGGACGAGCCCGAGGTGCTGGGCTGGCCGGCCGGGCCCGGTTTCTGGGCGGTGACCCGGCACGCCGATGTCGTCCGCGTCCTGAAGGACTCGGCGACCTTCTCGTCGTGTCTCGGCGCGACCCAGATCCGCGACCCGGACGCGGATGATCTGCCGTTCATCCGCCGCATGATGCTCAATCAGGATCCGCCGGACCACAACCGGTTGCGGCGTCTTGTGAGCCGCGCGTTCACCCCCGGGCGGACCGAGCGCTTCACGGCGGTCGTGCGGGAGCGCGCGCGGAGCCTGTTCGCGGACGCCGTCGAACTCGCCCGGACCGGTGACGGCGCCGTCGACGTCGTCACCGCCGTCACGGACGACTACGCCCTGCTCAACCTCGCCGACCTGCTCGGCGTCCCGGAGAGCGACCGCAAGCTGCTGCTGCACTGGACCCAACGCGTGATCGGCTACCAGGACCCCGACGAGGCCGGTCCCCCGGTCCTGGACGCGACGGGCAAACCGCTCAACCCACGGTCACCGGCGGCACTGCGGGACATGTTCGGGTACGCCCAGCAACTCGCCGCGCACAAACGCCGCCACCCCTCCGACGACGTGCTGACCACACTCGCCCACGAGAGAGAGCTCGCCGACGCCGAACTGGAGATGTTCTTCTTCCTGCTCACGGTGGCCGGAAACGACACGGTACGCAGCGCGGCACCGGGCGGACTGCTTGCGTTGGCGGAGCATCCGTACGCCTACGAGCAGTTGCGCACCGGCTCGGTCGATGTCGCCTCGGCCGTGGAGGAGTTGCTGCGCTGGCATCCACCCGTGCTCAGCTTCCGCCGGACCGCCGTACAGGACACGGAGCTTGCCGGGCGGCCGATCCGGGCCGGGGACAAGGTCGTCGTCTTCCACGCGGCCGCGAACCGTGACGAGCGGGTCTTCGCCGAGCCGGACCGGCTGGACCTGTTCCGGAAGCCGGTTCCGCACGTCTCCTTCGGCGACGGCCCGCACGTCTGCCTGGGCGCGCACTTCGCCCGGCTGCAACTGCGGGTGCTGTATCAGGAGGCGCTACGAGCCCTGCCCGCGGCGCCGCGGACCGCCGGGCCCCCGAAACGGCTGGTCTCGAACTTCATCAACGGCATCAAACACCTGCACCTGCGTCTCGGCCTCCACCCGCACCCGCCACACCCGCACCCGCGTTGA
- the cyc2 gene encoding germacradienol/geosmin synthase Cyc2 encodes MTQQPFELPHFYMPYPARLNPHVDEARAHSTVWAREMGMLEGSGIWEQADLDAHDYGLLCAYTHPDCDAEALSLITDWYVWVFFFDDHFLETFKRSQDRAGGKAYLDRLPMFMPLDMSTPVPEPENPVEAGLADLWARTVPSMSMDWRRRFAVATEHLLNESLWELSNINEGRIANPVEYIEMRRKVGGAPWSAGLVEYATAEVPASVAGSRPLRVLMETFSDGVHLRNDLFSYQREVEDEGELSNGVLVLETFFGCTTQEAAEAVNDILTSRLHQFEHTAFTEVPALALEKGLTPDELAAIAAYTKGLQDWQSGGHEWHMRSSRYMNENARATAPWSAGTTGLGTSGTDIRALLASAGVERLRAYTHVPFQKVGPTRIPEIYMPFQVRLNPDLEGARARLLPWVQGLGMLSEGVWDEDKLAAFDLPLCSAGLDPDGTPEALDLSSQWLTWGTYGDDYYPLVFGHRRDLAAARLCTERLSACMPIDGAAPLVPANAMERGLVDLWQRTTAGMNEDARRRLKAAIDVMTESWVWEVANQVHNRIPDPVDYLEMRRATFGADLTLGLCRTGYGPDIPPEVYRSGSVRSLENAAVDYACLLNDVFSYQKEIEYEGEIHNAVLVVQNFFGADYPTALGIVNDLMTQRMQQFEHVAATELPVVYEDFGLSDKDRESMAGYVGALQNWMAGILNWHREVDRYKADYLARRAHGFLPDRAPSVPVPVS; translated from the coding sequence ATGACGCAGCAGCCGTTCGAACTCCCGCACTTCTACATGCCGTATCCCGCGCGGCTGAACCCACATGTCGACGAGGCCCGGGCCCATTCGACCGTGTGGGCGCGCGAGATGGGCATGCTGGAGGGGTCCGGGATCTGGGAGCAGGCCGACCTCGACGCGCACGACTACGGCCTGCTCTGCGCCTATACGCACCCCGACTGCGACGCCGAAGCCCTCTCACTCATCACCGACTGGTACGTGTGGGTCTTCTTCTTCGACGACCACTTCCTGGAGACCTTCAAGCGCAGCCAGGACCGTGCCGGCGGCAAGGCCTATCTGGACCGGCTGCCGATGTTCATGCCGCTCGACATGTCAACACCCGTACCGGAGCCGGAGAATCCGGTCGAGGCGGGCCTCGCCGACCTGTGGGCGCGCACGGTGCCCTCGATGTCCATGGACTGGCGCCGCCGCTTCGCCGTCGCGACCGAACATCTGCTGAACGAGTCGCTGTGGGAACTGTCCAACATCAACGAGGGGCGGATCGCCAACCCCGTCGAGTACATCGAGATGCGCCGCAAGGTCGGCGGCGCGCCCTGGTCGGCCGGGCTCGTGGAGTACGCGACCGCCGAGGTGCCCGCGTCCGTCGCCGGTTCCCGGCCGCTCAGGGTGCTGATGGAGACGTTCTCCGACGGCGTCCACCTGCGCAACGACCTGTTCTCCTACCAGCGGGAGGTCGAGGACGAGGGCGAGCTCAGCAACGGAGTGCTCGTCCTGGAGACCTTCTTCGGCTGCACCACCCAGGAGGCCGCCGAGGCCGTCAACGACATCCTGACCTCCCGCCTCCACCAGTTCGAGCACACCGCGTTCACCGAGGTGCCCGCGCTGGCCCTGGAGAAGGGCCTCACCCCGGACGAACTGGCCGCGATCGCCGCCTACACCAAGGGCCTGCAGGACTGGCAGTCCGGCGGCCACGAATGGCACATGCGCTCCAGCCGCTACATGAACGAGAACGCCAGGGCCACCGCCCCCTGGAGCGCCGGAACCACCGGACTCGGCACCTCCGGCACCGACATCCGGGCGCTGCTGGCCTCGGCGGGCGTCGAGCGGCTGCGCGCCTACACGCACGTGCCGTTCCAGAAGGTCGGGCCGACGCGCATTCCCGAGATCTACATGCCGTTCCAGGTACGCCTCAACCCCGACCTCGAGGGCGCCCGCGCCCGTCTCCTGCCCTGGGTACAGGGCCTTGGCATGCTCAGCGAGGGCGTCTGGGACGAGGACAAACTCGCCGCCTTCGACCTGCCGTTGTGCTCGGCGGGCCTCGACCCGGACGGCACCCCGGAAGCCCTCGACCTCAGCTCGCAGTGGCTGACCTGGGGCACGTACGGCGACGACTACTACCCGCTCGTCTTCGGGCACCGCCGCGACCTCGCCGCCGCCAGGCTGTGCACGGAACGCCTCTCGGCCTGCATGCCCATCGACGGCGCGGCGCCTCTCGTCCCGGCCAACGCCATGGAGCGTGGCCTCGTCGACCTGTGGCAGCGCACCACGGCCGGCATGAACGAGGACGCCCGGCGCCGGCTGAAGGCCGCGATCGACGTGATGACGGAGAGCTGGGTGTGGGAGGTGGCGAACCAGGTCCACAACCGCATCCCCGACCCCGTCGACTACCTGGAGATGCGCCGCGCCACCTTCGGCGCCGACCTCACCCTCGGCCTCTGCCGGACCGGGTACGGCCCGGACATCCCGCCGGAGGTCTACCGCAGCGGCTCCGTCCGCTCGCTGGAGAACGCCGCCGTCGACTACGCGTGCCTCCTCAACGACGTCTTCTCCTATCAGAAGGAGATCGAGTACGAGGGGGAGATCCACAACGCCGTCCTCGTGGTGCAGAACTTCTTCGGCGCCGACTACCCGACCGCCCTCGGCATCGTCAACGACCTGATGACGCAGCGCATGCAGCAGTTCGAGCATGTGGCGGCGACGGAACTTCCGGTCGTGTACGAGGACTTCGGTCTGTCGGACAAGGACCGCGAGAGCATGGCGGGATACGTGGGCGCGCTGCAGAACTGGATGGCGGGCATCCTGAACTGGCACCGCGAGGTCGATCGCTACAAGGCGGACTATCTGGCGCGCCGAGCCCACGGCTTCCTGCCGGACCGCGCGCCGTCCGTGCCGGTGCCGGTCAGCTGA
- a CDS encoding PDZ domain-containing protein codes for MEQTALRPKPMPGQEPGDTGSDPVRRPHAARRRGRRLTTLLLGLLVGVVLVLSGVGLGTVAATVIGMSNLAELQSRPGRPGPSGSPVTPSVSPGPSASGPSAAGPTPAADMILGVEVVDAEKSGALVVGVHIPGPGYAAGLVRGDVLLTFDGAPVESAADLVRAVDRSRPGATITVTVRHVSGGYQQLAVAPAIVT; via the coding sequence ATGGAACAGACTGCGCTGCGTCCCAAGCCGATGCCCGGTCAGGAGCCCGGCGACACCGGCTCGGACCCCGTCCGGCGCCCGCATGCCGCGCGGCGCCGCGGCCGGCGGCTCACGACCCTGCTGCTCGGCCTGCTCGTCGGGGTGGTACTGGTGCTGTCCGGCGTCGGACTGGGCACGGTGGCCGCCACGGTGATCGGCATGAGCAACCTCGCCGAACTCCAGAGCCGGCCCGGCCGGCCCGGACCGTCGGGGTCACCGGTGACTCCGTCCGTCTCGCCCGGCCCCAGCGCTTCCGGGCCGTCGGCCGCCGGGCCGACCCCTGCGGCCGACATGATCCTGGGCGTCGAGGTCGTCGACGCGGAGAAGTCCGGTGCCCTGGTCGTCGGGGTGCACATCCCCGGGCCCGGCTATGCGGCGGGCCTGGTGCGGGGCGACGTACTGCTCACGTTCGACGGCGCACCCGTCGAGTCCGCGGCGGACCTCGTACGGGCGGTCGACCGGTCCCGTCCCGGGGCGACGATCACGGTGACGGTACGGCACGTGAGCGGCGGCTACCAGCAGTTGGCGGTGGCCCCGGCGATCGTCACGTGA